From one Streptomyces sp. CA-210063 genomic stretch:
- a CDS encoding oxidoreductase yields MSAEYATFGLAPAMRAGGVLANGDYQAHRDFVDFIVDGRPLLFQLSDLDAVSPLASDVPPSIFTAQVRSLLLEAEAPLTRGRYVIYGCPECADLACGAVTAVIERAGDDYVWRDFAWQTEEEADLKLNGYTGIGPFRFHGPEYRSALQSLLRENAAEPSARRRVLLIGARVAVLAKLAAALRAIGIGADIAQDATGVPAEELRSYGAVAFGQAVGEADRAAVRLAFDRAGVQVAYVDGLAPIIPLLVAQIEHALDRSPAEQRRLTRLVAAGGQAGIEITSTCRVELTAYRLDRLYRTHTYRFFDGILPAGRHRIGLDPKAVKGESFIVARTSGTVLVEPMAR; encoded by the coding sequence ATGTCTGCCGAGTACGCGACCTTCGGCCTGGCACCGGCGATGCGAGCCGGTGGCGTCCTCGCCAACGGTGACTACCAAGCGCACCGGGACTTCGTGGACTTCATCGTCGACGGACGCCCGCTGCTGTTCCAGCTCTCCGACCTCGACGCCGTCTCCCCACTCGCCTCCGACGTCCCGCCCTCGATCTTCACCGCCCAGGTGCGCAGCCTGCTCCTGGAGGCCGAGGCACCCCTGACGCGCGGCCGGTACGTCATCTACGGCTGCCCCGAATGCGCCGACCTCGCCTGCGGAGCCGTCACCGCGGTCATAGAGCGGGCCGGCGACGACTATGTGTGGCGGGACTTCGCCTGGCAGACGGAGGAGGAGGCCGACCTCAAGCTCAACGGCTACACGGGCATCGGTCCTTTCCGGTTCCACGGCCCCGAGTACCGCAGCGCACTGCAGTCCCTGCTGCGGGAGAACGCCGCCGAGCCGTCCGCCCGGCGCCGGGTCCTTCTCATCGGTGCCCGCGTCGCCGTGCTCGCCAAACTCGCCGCCGCGCTGCGCGCCATCGGGATCGGCGCCGACATAGCGCAGGACGCCACCGGTGTGCCCGCCGAGGAACTGCGCTCCTACGGGGCGGTGGCCTTCGGACAGGCCGTCGGCGAGGCGGACCGTGCCGCCGTACGGCTGGCCTTCGACCGCGCCGGAGTCCAGGTCGCGTACGTCGACGGGCTCGCCCCGATCATCCCCCTCCTCGTCGCCCAGATCGAACACGCCCTCGACCGCAGCCCGGCGGAACAGCGCCGCCTCACCCGCCTCGTCGCCGCCGGCGGACAGGCCGGCATCGAGATCACCTCCACCTGCCGGGTGGAGCTCACCGCCTACCGCCTCGACCGGCTGTACCGCACCCACACGTACAGGTTCTTCGACGGAATCCTCCCGGCGGGCCGACACCGCATCGGACTGGACCCGAAGGCCGTGAAGGGAGAATCGTTCATCGTGGCCCGGACCTCGGGGACGGTGCTGGTGGAGCCGATGGCGCGGTGA
- a CDS encoding Tex family protein translates to MTTPLVGSIEGRIAEELGVRERQVKAAVELLDGGSTVPFIARYRKEATEMLDDAQLRTLEERLRYLRELEERRTAILDSVREQGKLTPEVEAQIRGAETKARLEDIYLPFKPKRRTKAQIAREAGLEPLAEGLLGDPTVDPLAAAAAFVDADKGVADPQAALDGARAILTERFAEDADLIGELRERMWVRGRLAAKVKDGKEEAGAKFADYFDFAEPFTELPSHRILAMLRGEKEDVLDLVLEPEEPSEQPGPSSYEGIVAHRFQIADRGRPADKWLTDTVRWAWRTRILVHLGIDMRLRLRTAAEDEAVNVFAANLRDLLLAAPAGTRATLGLDPGFRTGVKVAVVDATGKVVATDVIYPHVPANKWDEALAKLARLAKEHAVELIAIGNGTASRETDKLAGELITKHPELKLTKVMVSEAGASVYSASAFASQELPGMDVSLRGAVSIARRLQDPLAELVKIDPKSIGVGQYQHDLSEVKLSRSLDAVVEDCVNGVGVDVNTASAPLLARVSGISSGLAENIVAHRDANGPFKSRSQLKGVARLGPKAYEQCAGFLRIRGGDDPLDASSVHPEAYPVVRRMVKTSGQEVAALIGNTGVLRSLRADAFVDETFGLPTVTDILKELEKPGRDPRPAFKTATFKEGVEKISDLVSGMVLEGVVTNVAAFGAFIDVGVHQDGLAHVSALSKTFVKDPRDVVKPGDIVKVKVLDVDIPRKRISLTLRLDDEAAPKGQGQGQGQGQPGVAGRPQRGARGSQPPRQQGRGGGGGSRQGGAAAAPANSAMADALRRAGLVDPKRR, encoded by the coding sequence GTGACGACACCCCTCGTAGGGTCCATCGAAGGCAGGATCGCCGAGGAACTCGGCGTACGGGAGCGGCAGGTGAAGGCCGCGGTGGAGCTGCTCGACGGCGGTTCGACCGTGCCCTTCATCGCCCGCTACCGCAAGGAAGCGACCGAGATGCTCGACGACGCGCAGCTGCGCACGCTCGAGGAGCGGCTGCGCTATCTGCGGGAGCTGGAGGAGCGGCGCACCGCGATCCTCGACTCCGTGCGCGAGCAGGGCAAGCTGACGCCCGAGGTCGAGGCGCAGATCCGCGGTGCCGAGACCAAGGCGCGGCTGGAGGACATCTATCTGCCCTTCAAGCCCAAGCGGCGGACGAAGGCGCAGATCGCCCGCGAGGCCGGTCTCGAGCCACTGGCCGAGGGGCTGCTCGGCGACCCGACCGTCGACCCCCTCGCGGCCGCCGCGGCCTTCGTCGACGCCGACAAGGGCGTCGCCGACCCGCAGGCCGCGCTGGACGGCGCCCGGGCGATCCTCACCGAGCGGTTCGCGGAGGACGCCGACCTGATCGGCGAGCTGCGTGAGCGCATGTGGGTGCGGGGCCGGCTGGCCGCCAAGGTGAAGGACGGCAAGGAGGAGGCGGGCGCCAAGTTCGCCGACTACTTCGACTTCGCCGAGCCGTTCACCGAGCTGCCGTCCCACCGCATCCTGGCGATGCTGCGCGGCGAGAAGGAGGACGTCCTCGACCTCGTCCTGGAGCCGGAGGAGCCCTCCGAGCAGCCCGGTCCCTCGTCGTACGAGGGGATCGTCGCCCATCGTTTCCAGATCGCCGACCGTGGGCGGCCCGCCGACAAGTGGCTGACGGACACGGTCCGTTGGGCCTGGCGGACGCGCATCCTGGTCCACCTCGGCATCGACATGCGGCTGCGGCTGCGGACGGCCGCCGAGGACGAGGCGGTGAACGTGTTCGCGGCGAACCTGCGCGACCTGCTCCTCGCCGCCCCCGCCGGCACGCGCGCGACGCTGGGGCTGGACCCCGGCTTCCGTACGGGCGTCAAGGTCGCCGTGGTCGACGCGACCGGCAAGGTCGTCGCCACCGATGTCATCTATCCGCATGTCCCGGCCAACAAGTGGGACGAGGCCCTCGCCAAGCTGGCGCGTCTCGCCAAGGAGCACGCGGTCGAGCTGATCGCGATCGGCAACGGCACGGCGTCCCGTGAGACGGACAAGCTCGCCGGTGAACTGATCACCAAGCACCCGGAGTTGAAGCTCACCAAGGTGATGGTGTCCGAGGCCGGCGCGTCCGTGTACTCGGCCTCCGCCTTCGCCTCGCAGGAGCTGCCGGGCATGGACGTCTCGCTGCGCGGCGCCGTGTCGATCGCGCGCCGTCTCCAGGACCCCCTCGCCGAGCTGGTGAAGATCGACCCGAAGTCGATCGGTGTCGGGCAGTACCAGCACGACCTGTCCGAGGTGAAGCTGTCGCGGTCGCTGGACGCGGTGGTCGAGGACTGTGTGAACGGCGTCGGCGTCGACGTGAACACGGCGTCCGCGCCGCTGCTCGCGCGGGTCTCCGGCATCTCCTCCGGGCTCGCCGAGAACATCGTCGCGCACCGGGACGCCAACGGTCCGTTCAAGTCGCGTTCCCAGCTGAAGGGCGTGGCACGGCTCGGCCCGAAGGCGTACGAGCAGTGCGCGGGCTTCCTGCGGATCCGGGGCGGCGACGATCCGCTGGACGCGTCCAGCGTGCACCCGGAGGCGTACCCCGTCGTGCGGCGGATGGTGAAGACCTCCGGTCAGGAGGTGGCGGCGCTCATCGGCAACACGGGGGTCCTGCGGTCGCTGCGGGCCGACGCCTTCGTCGACGAGACGTTCGGTCTGCCGACCGTGACGGACATTCTGAAGGAGCTGGAGAAGCCCGGGCGTGACCCTCGGCCGGCCTTCAAGACGGCGACCTTCAAGGAGGGCGTCGAGAAGATCTCCGACCTGGTGTCCGGGATGGTCCTGGAAGGTGTCGTGACGAACGTGGCGGCCTTCGGGGCGTTCATCGACGTCGGTGTCCACCAGGACGGGCTGGCGCATGTCTCCGCGCTGTCCAAGACGTTCGTCAAGGACCCGCGGGATGTGGTGAAGCCCGGTGACATCGTCAAGGTGAAGGTGCTCGACGTCGACATTCCGCGGAAGCGGATCTCCTTGACGTTGCGGCTGGATGACGAGGCCGCGCCCAAGGGGCAGGGACAAGGACAGGGGCAGGGGCAGCCGGGTGTGGCTGGGCGGCCTCAGCGGGGGGCTCGTGGGTCGCAGCCGCCTCGGCAGCAGGGGCGTGGGGGTGGTGGCGGTTCCCGGCAGGGGGGTGCTGCGGCGGCTCCGGCGAACAGTGCGATGGCTGACGCGTTGCGGCGGGCGGGGTTGGTGGATCCGAAGCGGCGCTGA
- a CDS encoding FAD-dependent oxidoreductase, whose protein sequence is MTNESNSDVIVVGGGVVGLTTAVVLAESGRQVRVWAREPGERTTSAVAGGLWWPYRIEPEELVGEWSLVSLAVYEELAGRPGETGVRMVEGVHGETALDGLGEWASRVAGLRVATAEEYQGVGLWARLPLIDMPTHLRWLRERFVAAGGAVEERTVTDLAAVDAPVVVNCTGLGARELVPDPSVRPVRGQLVVVENPGISTWLTSVDHAGSKSTYFIPQPGGLILGGTAEEDAWSLTPDPVIAEEIVKRCAAVRPEIAGARVLDHRVGLRPARPAVRLERELLPGGRVLVHNYGHGGAGVTVAWGCAEVAARLATV, encoded by the coding sequence GTGACCAATGAATCGAACAGCGATGTGATAGTGGTCGGTGGCGGAGTCGTCGGTCTCACGACGGCCGTCGTTCTGGCGGAGAGCGGCAGACAGGTCCGGGTGTGGGCACGGGAGCCCGGGGAGCGGACGACGTCCGCCGTCGCGGGCGGATTGTGGTGGCCCTACCGGATCGAACCGGAGGAACTCGTCGGCGAGTGGTCGCTCGTGTCCTTGGCCGTCTACGAGGAGTTGGCGGGCCGGCCCGGCGAGACGGGCGTACGCATGGTCGAGGGCGTACATGGCGAGACGGCGCTGGACGGGCTCGGTGAGTGGGCCTCGCGGGTGGCGGGGCTCCGGGTGGCGACGGCCGAGGAGTACCAGGGCGTCGGCCTGTGGGCGCGGCTGCCGCTGATCGACATGCCGACCCATCTGCGGTGGCTGCGCGAGCGGTTCGTCGCGGCGGGCGGGGCGGTGGAGGAGCGGACGGTCACGGACCTCGCGGCGGTCGACGCGCCCGTCGTCGTCAACTGCACGGGACTGGGTGCTCGGGAGTTGGTGCCGGATCCCTCCGTCCGGCCGGTGCGGGGGCAGCTGGTCGTCGTGGAGAACCCCGGGATCAGCACCTGGCTCACGTCGGTGGATCACGCCGGGTCCAAGAGTACGTACTTCATACCGCAGCCGGGTGGATTGATCCTCGGCGGTACGGCGGAGGAGGACGCGTGGTCCTTGACGCCGGATCCGGTGATCGCGGAGGAGATCGTGAAGCGGTGTGCGGCGGTGCGGCCGGAGATCGCCGGGGCGCGTGTGCTCGACCATCGCGTGGGGTTGCGGCCCGCCCGGCCGGCGGTGCGTCTGGAGCGGGAGCTCCTGCCGGGCGGGCGGGTGTTGGTGCACAACTATGGGCACGGTGGGGCGGGGGTCACGGTGGCCTGGGGTTGTGCGGAGGTCGCTGCGCGGCTGGCCACCGTTTGA
- a CDS encoding ABC-F family ATP-binding cassette domain-containing protein has product MTATLVVKNLAAGHGDRSLFSGLDLVVAPGDVIGLVGANGAGKSTLLRLLAGLLPPEQGELRLSPPTATVGHLPQEPERREGETVREFLARRTGVAEAQRLMDEATQALVDGAPGADDAYSTSLERWLDLGGADLDERAEEVADSLGLGVDLDQLMTGLSGGQAARAGLASLLLSRYDVFLLDEPTNDLDLDGLERLERFVSGLRAGTVVVSHDREFLTRTVTKVLELDLAQNEIHLYGGGYEAYLEERETARRHARDDYEEYADKKSALQDRAQMQRSWMDKGVKNARRKASNDNDKIGRKFRSEASEKQAAKARQTQRMIERLDVVEEPRKEWELRMEIAAAPRSGAVVATLRDAEVRRGDFAFGPVSLQIDWADRIAITGANGAGKSTLLGALLGRIPLDTGHAALGSGVLVGEVDQARGLFLGPEPLLDAFCAAVPDTEPAEVRTLLAKFGLKAHHVLRPAVTLSPGERTRAALALLQGRGVNLLVLDEPTNHLDLPAIEQLESALDSYEGTLLLVTHDRRMLDAVRVTRRVTVEAGKVTES; this is encoded by the coding sequence GTGACCGCCACCCTCGTCGTCAAGAACCTCGCCGCCGGCCACGGCGACCGCTCGCTCTTCTCCGGGCTCGACCTCGTCGTCGCCCCCGGGGATGTCATCGGGCTCGTCGGCGCCAATGGCGCGGGCAAGTCCACGCTGCTCCGGCTGCTCGCCGGTCTGCTCCCGCCGGAGCAGGGCGAGCTGCGGCTCTCCCCGCCCACGGCGACCGTCGGCCACCTCCCGCAGGAGCCGGAGCGCAGGGAGGGCGAGACCGTACGGGAGTTCCTCGCCCGGCGCACGGGTGTGGCGGAAGCCCAGCGCCTGATGGACGAGGCCACCCAGGCGCTCGTCGACGGCGCGCCGGGAGCGGACGACGCGTACTCCACCAGCCTGGAGCGCTGGCTCGACCTGGGCGGCGCCGACCTCGACGAGCGGGCGGAGGAGGTCGCCGACTCCCTCGGCCTCGGCGTCGACCTCGACCAGCTCATGACCGGCCTCTCCGGCGGCCAGGCCGCCCGCGCCGGACTCGCCTCCCTCCTCCTCTCCCGCTACGACGTCTTCCTCCTCGACGAGCCCACCAACGACCTCGACCTGGACGGCCTGGAACGGCTCGAACGCTTCGTCTCCGGCCTGCGCGCGGGCACGGTCGTCGTCAGCCACGACCGCGAGTTCCTCACCCGCACGGTCACCAAGGTCCTCGAACTCGACCTCGCCCAGAACGAGATCCACCTCTACGGCGGTGGATACGAGGCCTACCTGGAGGAACGCGAGACGGCCCGTCGGCACGCCCGCGACGACTACGAGGAGTACGCCGACAAGAAGTCCGCCCTCCAGGACCGCGCCCAGATGCAGCGCTCATGGATGGACAAGGGCGTCAAGAACGCGCGGCGCAAGGCGAGCAACGACAACGACAAGATCGGCCGTAAGTTCCGCAGCGAGGCGAGCGAGAAGCAGGCCGCGAAGGCCCGGCAGACCCAGCGCATGATCGAACGGCTCGACGTCGTCGAGGAGCCCCGCAAGGAGTGGGAGCTGCGCATGGAGATCGCGGCCGCACCGCGCTCCGGTGCCGTCGTCGCCACCCTGCGCGACGCGGAGGTGCGGCGGGGCGACTTCGCCTTCGGCCCGGTGTCCCTGCAGATCGACTGGGCGGACCGTATCGCCATCACCGGCGCGAACGGAGCGGGCAAGTCGACCCTCCTGGGTGCCCTGCTCGGCCGGATCCCCCTGGACACGGGACACGCCGCCCTCGGCTCCGGCGTCCTCGTCGGCGAGGTCGACCAGGCCCGAGGGCTCTTCCTCGGCCCCGAGCCCCTCCTCGACGCCTTCTGCGCGGCCGTCCCCGACACCGAGCCTGCCGAGGTCCGCACCCTCCTGGCCAAGTTCGGCCTGAAGGCCCACCACGTCCTACGCCCGGCGGTCACCCTCTCCCCGGGCGAACGCACCCGCGCGGCCCTGGCCCTCCTCCAGGGCCGAGGCGTCAACCTCCTGGTCCTCGACGAGCCGACCAACCACCTCGACCTCCCCGCCATCGAACAACTCGAATCCGCCCTCGACTCCTACGAGGGCACGCTGCTCCTGGTCACCCACGACCGCCGCATGCTGGACGCGGTACGAGTGACACGCCGCGTCACTGTGGAGGCCGGCAAGGTGACGGAGAGCTGA